The sequence CAAACCAATGGAATGGCTTATGGGTTGAAAGCCAAGTCGAAAAATCATCAGCTTTTAATGGGTTTACACGATACTCTTGGGCCAAGTAGTCATTTAAACTGCCGTTGAGTTGATCTAATGCTATACGCAGCCTTGCCTTGGATTGAGCAATATTCAGGATGCTTAAATCATCACCCGCTTGCGCAGTTCGAAAGGCATGATAAGCAGTATTGGTCATTTTTGCTTGGGCTAAAATACGCTCTTTAGTATTGGACACATCCATTTTGCTATCAAGCAATTCTTCAACTTCAGCATAACGAGCAAAGCCCACTAGCGTATTTCCAGCTCGAATATTAAAATCAATATCAGGTAATGGTTCTATCTGTCTGACCGATTCTGCTTGAGCCATTAATTTGAGGAACAAACGTAATTTACAAATTTCAACCGCTTCTTCCATAATGTCAACACCATATAAATTCTGTAAAATAATCGTTTTTAGAATAAAATACTGTTTATTAGGATGTTTTTGGCGATTATTCATACGAGCCAAGACAGCAGTAAAAAATATTGATGACTCTGCATCAAGTGATTTTTGCAGCATTTCTTGCATCCGATCTAAACATTGTTCATAGAGTGGTTGTAAAATATTCAGTGCTGCAAATAAAAATGCACCAGAGCCACATGTTGGATCAAGTACCGATAACGATTCAAGCGCCGTATATATCGCACGAAGGGTTGGAGAATGGTCGCACAAAGCAATCACATCACGGGCAAAGCTAATGATATCGAGATTATGGGTAATCAAATCGTTAATCGAAGTAACTCTACCCAACTTAATTTGTAATTCTATATGTTGATACTGTTGACGACGAGCAATATGCTCGCGCCACGTCTCGGTTGGGAGAGCAAACTCTTTGGTAGCAGGTTTATTCCATAGGGTTCGTTGCTGAACATTCTTAAGCCCACAAGCAATCTCTGTTGGTAAATCATGCTTAACACCATAACGGACGGCCTCATAAATATATGCATCGGGATTACGTTTCAAAATATCCCATATCCAACCATCCACAGCAAAAGATGGCATAGCAGCATTAACCAAGGCAGCCCGATCAAAGATTGCAGGGATAATTGTATTTTTACTGATATATTCAGTAATATCCTCTTTGGTATAATAGGCGCCCATCTGTTTTCGGTTGATATATTTTTCAAAAATATAGCCTAGAACATCTGGATTAATCTCATTATCGTCATTTGTAAGCCGATCATCAAGATGCCATTGATAGCTATCAAAAAAAATAAATATTTTTTCAAAAGCCACATCAGGAATCCGAATAATACGATTTTCAAGCTCCAATTGATGAATATCAAATAAGCCGCCATTTAAGTAGGGTACATCCCCGATTAACGACTTTATTGGAGATGGATAGCTTGGTTTGCTTAAGCCATCATGGAATAAAACTAATAAAAATTTATTATAAAAGTCATAAAATCCCTGTACACCTGGAGTGTAATTTTTTTTAATTTGGTTCAATTTAGTCCGCAAATAATTAGGATCACCTGCTAAAAACCCCTTTCGTTGAATAAAATACAGGAACATAAGGCGATTGAGCATTAATGATGTGTACCATTTTCGACTTTCTTCATCAAGAATACCCTCAATATCTTTCATAAAATTATCGTGGCGTTCTTCAAATAATTTATAAAATTGTTTCGTAACTTTTTCGACATCAAATGCAGATCTTGTTCGCTGTGCCATATCAGTAATCGATAATCTGCCTTCTTCGCTGATATCAACGTATAGTTCGGCTAATCGCTGAATGAGATCATCGTTCGTTCTGCCTCTAGTCCAAGTGAATGCTCGCGGACGACGAATACCATTATCGGATTTTACCCACATCCAAGTTTGGCAGGTTTGAGCAGGATCGATAAAGACCAAAATCCGTTCTTGCGAGAATTTAGCTACTTCGCTATCAAGTTTCAATCGGATCTTAAGATCGGGGATTGATAGATTCGCATCAGTATTCTCACACAACAATAAGCGTAAGCCTTGTTTATGGGCGATTGGTTTAAGTATAAACGTTCGATCATCAACTGCCAGCAACACAGCTGACTCATTTAAAATACTCCAACCCAACTCATCGCGAAGAGCTACAAAGTTAAACGTATTTAGTGCATTGCGTATCTTAGATTGATTAGCAGGCATAAGATGTCTCTCCAAGCTAGATCATTACATTATGAGTATTGGATCAGCCACTGGCATTACATCGACACTACAGCTCAAACAGAAGATTCCTACTTAACGATCCCATATCCCTAGTGAGCAAATTAATCGTGGTTCTCGCACATCATCATCATCATGAATAATACAGAGACGGTTCTCATTTCGCAGCGCCATGATCAATTCAGCGAGAGCTTGATCACTAATTCCTGCTCGAAGTTGACGATTAATACTATCCAAGGCTGTTTGACGCAGAGGATAACGATAGATGTCATCAACAGCGCGGGATAACTCTGTCGATTCAAATATCTGCCCACGAATACTATCTGTATAATGTTTCAAGCGCTCATACGTGCGAAAACGAGCACCAGTGGTTCGGCCTAAGCCACCACCAACGGTTTGTTCTTCATAGGTAATATGTTCTACACCAGCCTGGACTAAGCTATGATGCTGGATATGACGACTAATAGCAGGGGTATTAGGCGAGCAGGCAGCTGCTTGCAAAATCGTCAACTGTGACTGGGTTATATAGCGTTTCGCTTCATCAACCCACGCAAGGGCATCATTTCCATTAGCCGTCCGTAGATAAACTAAGACTCCCGACGGATAAGCAGGAAGTGAATTAAATGAACGGCTACTATAAATCACGTCTGGAAGATTCGGAATTAAGTGGTTGAGGCCAGGATCATTATCTATAGCATTTTTCCAAATTTGATAGGCATACGACACTAAATCAATCTCACCTGGATCATCATCGCCATCAAGCACCGCAGCATTTTCGCTATAGAGATCGAGCAAAGATGTATCATTTTGCTCATCTTCAAAAAAAGCCTCATCGCTGCCCATAACTTCGGCATTTTGACGTAAGCGATCACGCACTCGTGCCCGTAACTTGAGAATTCGCTCAATTCCATCCGCTGGTAAGAACGAATAGC is a genomic window of Chloroflexota bacterium containing:
- a CDS encoding Eco57I restriction-modification methylase domain-containing protein → MPANQSKIRNALNTFNFVALRDELGWSILNESAVLLAVDDRTFILKPIAHKQGLRLLLCENTDANLSIPDLKIRLKLDSEVAKFSQERILVFIDPAQTCQTWMWVKSDNGIRRPRAFTWTRGRTNDDLIQRLAELYVDISEEGRLSITDMAQRTRSAFDVEKVTKQFYKLFEERHDNFMKDIEGILDEESRKWYTSLMLNRLMFLYFIQRKGFLAGDPNYLRTKLNQIKKNYTPGVQGFYDFYNKFLLVLFHDGLSKPSYPSPIKSLIGDVPYLNGGLFDIHQLELENRIIRIPDVAFEKIFIFFDSYQWHLDDRLTNDDNEINPDVLGYIFEKYINRKQMGAYYTKEDITEYISKNTIIPAIFDRAALVNAAMPSFAVDGWIWDILKRNPDAYIYEAVRYGVKHDLPTEIACGLKNVQQRTLWNKPATKEFALPTETWREHIARRQQYQHIELQIKLGRVTSINDLITHNLDIISFARDVIALCDHSPTLRAIYTALESLSVLDPTCGSGAFLFAALNILQPLYEQCLDRMQEMLQKSLDAESSIFFTAVLARMNNRQKHPNKQYFILKTIILQNLYGVDIMEEAVEICKLRLFLKLMAQAESVRQIEPLPDIDFNIRAGNTLVGFARYAEVEELLDSKMDVSNTKERILAQAKMTNTAYHAFRTAQAGDDLSILNIAQSKARLRIALDQLNGSLNDYLAQEYRVNPLKADDFSTWLSTHKPFHWFVEFYSIIEDKGGFDVIIGNPPYVAYPKVRKGYTILKYRTEKANNLYAFAIERSICLVNKDIRLGMIVPIASISTESMKSLQDIYKNFTSWNSNYAVRPGKLFNGVDMNLSITILAKKYTQSIYSTNYIRWNDGINGSRDYIFDKLNYVKVDNIDGLSNNFPKIGNNLEVSIINKMISFSKKLGFFENKSGQKVFYHSGGRYWRKAILNSLSSHYKPISVDRENIDVVLCILNSQLFYWFWIQNSNCMDVVSREVFEFPVFDIFGKNQLFCDISRDLLNIYYSNKKMRERRGDIIRADEINFDVSKAKHIIDSIDYLLSQCYGFTAEELDYIINYDIKYRMGGDSEEE